One part of the Marispirochaeta sp. genome encodes these proteins:
- the aroE gene encoding shikimate dehydrogenase, with product MICLSLESKTLMENLADVEKYRRYIDLCELRADYLEEWTPEAIRQFPLRAGVPIIFTLRRVADGGHWKGTEEQRCRKICEVLSSHYSWLDLESNAPTGTATDCARRQGVRIIRSVHESGGVPDDLPRIIQELPQEKEEIPRVVTTPRSVADLRRLLAAMRMTSGHRIIQGMGEWGFAGRILSAYFGCWCTLVSPENTEHDPVPLSPEILAELYRYRSVSPSTSVYGIIGNPVLHSRSPRIHNSGYNKQSLNAVYLPFQVDDLQEFMLLAEELGIKGLSVTIPHKSAVIPFLDQSSKEVEAIGACNTLVRTERGFEGHNTDVSGFLSPLKSLCGKSVFPGRAVVIGAGGAARAVIYGLKQAGTEVLIVNRTESKAAALAAEFGCRGASLSPEIFPEMAEYGDLIVQTSAAGMHPLEDTNPVEGYPWRGSEIAYDLVYVPETTRFLAAAKQAGCRTINGSPMLQAQAEAQYLLFTGMNYPAQ from the coding sequence ATGATCTGTCTTTCTCTGGAATCTAAAACTTTGATGGAGAATCTCGCTGATGTTGAAAAGTATCGAAGATATATAGATCTCTGTGAGCTGAGGGCCGATTATCTTGAAGAGTGGACTCCGGAGGCTATACGGCAGTTCCCTCTGCGGGCGGGCGTACCGATTATATTTACCCTGCGCAGGGTCGCGGACGGCGGCCACTGGAAAGGTACAGAGGAACAGCGCTGCCGGAAAATCTGTGAAGTACTTTCTTCCCATTATTCCTGGCTTGATCTTGAAAGCAATGCTCCCACAGGGACAGCGACTGACTGCGCCCGCCGGCAGGGTGTCAGAATAATTCGTTCCGTACACGAGAGCGGGGGCGTTCCCGATGACCTGCCCCGGATTATACAGGAACTTCCCCAGGAGAAAGAAGAAATACCGCGAGTGGTCACAACACCCCGTTCTGTGGCTGATTTACGCCGTCTGCTTGCGGCAATGCGCATGACCTCCGGGCACAGGATTATTCAGGGAATGGGAGAGTGGGGTTTTGCGGGGAGAATCCTCTCCGCTTATTTTGGCTGCTGGTGTACCCTGGTATCGCCGGAAAATACTGAACATGATCCGGTACCCTTGTCTCCCGAAATACTCGCGGAATTGTACCGCTACCGCTCTGTTTCTCCCTCTACCTCCGTGTACGGCATAATAGGCAATCCGGTTTTGCACAGTCGCTCTCCCCGGATTCACAACTCAGGGTATAATAAACAATCCCTGAACGCGGTTTATCTGCCATTTCAGGTTGATGACCTTCAGGAGTTCATGCTGCTGGCAGAGGAGCTTGGCATTAAGGGCCTGTCTGTGACCATACCTCATAAATCCGCGGTTATCCCTTTTCTGGATCAAAGCTCAAAAGAGGTTGAGGCCATAGGTGCCTGTAACACCTTGGTAAGGACCGAACGGGGGTTTGAAGGACATAATACGGATGTAAGTGGATTCCTCTCTCCCCTCAAATCCCTCTGCGGTAAAAGCGTGTTTCCCGGGCGCGCCGTTGTTATCGGGGCAGGCGGAGCTGCCAGGGCAGTGATTTACGGACTGAAACAGGCCGGTACAGAGGTCCTGATAGTAAACCGGACTGAATCGAAAGCCGCAGCCCTGGCGGCGGAGTTTGGATGCCGCGGGGCCAGTCTGTCGCCGGAAATCTTTCCGGAAATGGCAGAATATGGAGATCTTATTGTTCAGACATCAGCAGCGGGAATGCACCCCCTTGAGGACACGAATCCTGTGGAGGGGTATCCCTGGCGGGGCAGTGAGATTGCCTATGATCTGGTATACGTCCCCGAAACTACCCGATTTCTCGCTGCCGCGAAGCAGGCAGGGTGCAGAACCATTAACGGCTCGCCCATGCTCCAGGCCCAGGCAGAAGCCCAGTACCTGCTGTTCACCGGTATGAATTATCCGGCTCAGTAG
- the icd gene encoding NADP-dependent isocitrate dehydrogenase — protein MADSITKTGDKLTVPDQPVIPYIEGDGIGSDIWAAAVRVFDAAVEKAYGGRKKVAWKEVLAGQKAFDATGKWLPQETEDAFRDYLVGIKGPLTTPVGGGFRSLNVTLRQHLDLYVCQRPVKYYKGIPSPVIRPEQIDMVVFRENTEDVYAGFESPMGDEKTAKLINFLRQEMGWLVREDSGIGVKPISETGTKRLVRAAIQYALGHKRQSVTLVHKGNIMKYTEGAFREWGYALAKEEFGESVVSWDECGGEVPQGKVLIKDVIADAFLQQILTRPGEYDVIATMNLNGDYISDALAAQVGGIGIAPGANINYDNGIAVFEATHGTAPKYAGKDMVNPSSIILSGSMMFEYMGWLEVADLIEKGMTGAISQKKVTYDFARLMEGSTKVSTSEFGTAIIDNMG, from the coding sequence ATGGCAGATAGCATTACGAAAACCGGTGATAAACTTACTGTTCCGGATCAGCCGGTAATTCCATATATTGAAGGCGACGGAATAGGTTCGGATATATGGGCAGCTGCGGTACGGGTGTTTGATGCTGCAGTGGAGAAGGCCTACGGCGGGCGTAAAAAAGTTGCATGGAAAGAGGTCCTGGCAGGACAGAAGGCTTTTGATGCCACCGGTAAGTGGCTGCCTCAGGAGACTGAAGATGCTTTTCGGGACTATCTTGTGGGAATAAAAGGCCCCTTGACGACCCCGGTAGGCGGAGGTTTCAGGAGCCTGAATGTTACGCTCCGGCAGCATCTTGATCTTTATGTCTGTCAGCGTCCCGTAAAATACTATAAGGGAATACCTTCTCCGGTGATCAGGCCTGAACAAATTGATATGGTTGTTTTTCGTGAAAACACGGAAGACGTCTATGCCGGTTTTGAAAGCCCCATGGGAGATGAAAAGACCGCGAAACTGATTAATTTTTTGCGGCAGGAAATGGGGTGGCTCGTCAGGGAAGATTCAGGTATCGGTGTAAAGCCGATCAGTGAAACAGGTACAAAAAGGCTGGTTCGAGCCGCCATTCAGTACGCCCTGGGCCATAAGCGGCAAAGCGTAACCCTGGTGCACAAAGGCAATATCATGAAATACACTGAAGGGGCTTTTCGGGAATGGGGCTACGCCCTGGCAAAAGAGGAGTTCGGCGAATCTGTGGTTTCCTGGGATGAGTGCGGTGGAGAGGTGCCTCAAGGCAAAGTACTGATCAAGGATGTAATTGCCGATGCTTTTCTTCAGCAGATTCTTACCCGGCCTGGGGAATACGATGTAATAGCAACCATGAACCTGAACGGAGATTATATCTCCGATGCCCTGGCAGCTCAGGTCGGCGGAATCGGTATAGCACCGGGTGCCAATATTAATTACGACAACGGGATCGCTGTTTTTGAAGCAACCCACGGTACCGCACCAAAATATGCCGGCAAGGATATGGTCAATCCTTCATCGATTATTCTTTCGGGCAGTATGATGTTTGAATATATGGGGTGGCTGGAGGTTGCGGATCTTATTGAAAAAGGAATGACCGGGGCAATCTCTCAGAAGAAGGTTACCTATGATTTCGCCCGTCTCATGGAAGGTTCCACCAAGGTGTCAACCAGTGAGTTTGGTACAGCGATCATCGACAACATGGGATAG
- a CDS encoding LysM peptidoglycan-binding domain-containing protein, protein MADLRFFRSTLYLLFFCCWSFQTVSLPLPQAPEHRDPRRVNESMHYSASSANSPQGPLPTKQGHKGPAFQSLEISKFADIPEVQAHYRHYAGRAGQEYLVRVLQRGETYLPFIFSVITEMELPWELAYLPIIESAFIPSAVSRSGAAGLWQFMLNSISPYDIRVNKWLDERRDFWKATRGALQKLKTNYDVLGDWLLAIGAYNCGLGGMQRAIEEAGSRDFWTLARKGYLPAETAAYVPRFLAVSRFASYPGRHRLPYQWKEHAWTRVDVTGPVHLNRLAEAADVPLRVLTEANQELNQPVTPPERTGYRLKVPGEYADTIKKALTNKDMALMDLDTYTIQQGDTLYALSRHYGVSTDLLLEFNPNLDPRRLLIGSEVVIPLAAPMPAYRGPQDSSYQVHYEQVSHYRVQPGDTLTSIGHRFDTSAAELAFNNQLSLDSLIHPGMILNVPSRETGSEGER, encoded by the coding sequence ATGGCTGACCTGCGTTTTTTTCGGAGCACACTGTATCTGCTTTTTTTCTGCTGCTGGTCTTTTCAAACGGTTTCTCTTCCCCTGCCTCAGGCTCCTGAACACCGGGATCCCCGCAGGGTGAACGAATCAATGCACTATTCTGCCAGTTCCGCTAACTCACCTCAAGGGCCGCTTCCGACCAAACAGGGACACAAAGGCCCTGCCTTTCAATCCCTGGAGATATCAAAATTTGCAGATATCCCTGAGGTACAAGCCCACTACCGACATTATGCCGGAAGAGCAGGCCAGGAGTATCTTGTACGAGTCCTGCAACGGGGCGAAACCTATCTGCCTTTTATTTTCTCGGTTATCACGGAAATGGAGCTCCCCTGGGAGCTGGCCTATCTGCCTATTATCGAATCCGCATTTATTCCGTCTGCCGTCTCACGATCCGGAGCGGCCGGGCTATGGCAGTTTATGCTCAACAGCATATCACCCTACGATATCAGGGTTAATAAATGGCTGGATGAACGCCGGGACTTCTGGAAGGCGACCCGCGGAGCCCTGCAGAAACTGAAAACCAATTACGATGTTCTTGGAGACTGGCTGCTGGCCATTGGAGCCTATAACTGCGGTTTGGGCGGTATGCAGCGAGCCATTGAGGAGGCTGGAAGCCGGGATTTCTGGACCCTGGCCAGAAAAGGATATCTCCCCGCCGAAACGGCAGCATATGTTCCCCGCTTTCTTGCGGTCAGCCGTTTTGCCTCGTATCCCGGCCGCCACAGGCTTCCCTACCAGTGGAAGGAGCATGCCTGGACCCGGGTGGATGTTACAGGTCCGGTGCATCTTAACCGTCTGGCAGAAGCTGCTGATGTGCCCCTGCGCGTTCTTACCGAAGCCAATCAAGAGCTGAATCAGCCGGTAACACCGCCGGAGCGTACAGGCTATCGACTGAAAGTTCCTGGAGAATACGCCGATACTATAAAAAAGGCCCTTACCAATAAGGATATGGCGTTAATGGATCTTGACACATATACAATTCAGCAGGGAGATACTTTATATGCCTTAAGCAGGCATTACGGGGTTTCCACCGATCTGCTGCTTGAATTTAATCCCAATCTCGATCCCCGGCGTCTATTGATCGGTTCAGAGGTAGTCATTCCTCTCGCCGCTCCAATGCCCGCCTACCGGGGGCCGCAGGACTCCTCCTACCAGGTACATTATGAACAGGTTTCCCATTATCGTGTGCAGCCCGGGGATACCCTTACGAGTATCGGACACCGCTTCGATACAAGCGCCGCTGAATTGGCTTTCAATAATCAGCTTAGTCTTGATTCTCTTATACATCCGGGGATGATACTCAATGTTCCTTCTCGGGAAACAGGATCGGAGGGCGAACGATGA
- a CDS encoding tetratricopeptide repeat protein, giving the protein MLRRFFFIPALPLSLLLLNGCFTIPGSPEEAVAPPQVNRNQGFVVDAFRGIANGSPGSLRDAYRILDEEGGLSDYAQDLKYLSSWLYSALYSSLPETLPMVEPLPNSYFASLARDIKNGVYPVTRIEESSYLFFLLPPMSVLFADSTDTLDIAYESLTVGHELNPEGTLPQYLLGYVEEHRGNHDDAVTWYISALQSSRECYPAAYGMVRIYIEAGRYEEAELVLNEAAELVVPDGEFLVLRGRVELAQGRFSSAQENFLKARSLLGDTPGLLMGIGRALFAQKQAEEALEMVRNARRRGAGIVDTALLEANILRSMKQRIKALSVIEQAQGQFSNDQRLKDLKAQLLLETGRSEEGRLLLGDVSSQGYSESLTRDVLLMKSAVNAELWQEALLYFEHASEQSRDSEILALGARIHINRGEGQEALELYRELHTSDPKNPEYPLRAMEIATANEDAQVVSEMIELLAGMELDSVQKSRRKVGEAFLAAGSPAERKLLEEAVFLHVRNEAALLGLADYHIRRGDKRRAELYLRQLERTPGLEKKTRDRILVLKEQLN; this is encoded by the coding sequence ATGCTTAGGCGATTCTTTTTTATTCCTGCATTGCCGTTATCCCTTCTGCTGCTTAACGGCTGTTTTACTATCCCGGGCTCTCCTGAGGAAGCTGTTGCACCTCCTCAGGTAAACAGAAACCAGGGATTTGTTGTTGATGCCTTTCGTGGTATTGCCAATGGATCTCCCGGATCGCTGCGGGACGCCTACAGAATTCTTGATGAAGAAGGCGGTTTATCCGACTATGCCCAGGACCTTAAATATTTGAGCAGCTGGCTCTATTCTGCCCTCTATTCTTCATTGCCGGAGACCCTCCCCATGGTAGAACCCCTGCCAAACAGCTATTTTGCCTCCCTTGCCCGGGATATTAAAAACGGTGTCTATCCGGTTACACGTATTGAAGAGAGCAGTTATCTCTTTTTTTTGCTGCCTCCCATGTCTGTGCTCTTTGCAGATTCTACGGATACCCTGGATATCGCGTACGAATCTCTTACCGTCGGACATGAGCTGAACCCGGAGGGAACACTGCCTCAGTATCTTCTTGGCTACGTGGAAGAACACCGGGGCAATCACGACGATGCCGTTACCTGGTACATCAGCGCCCTGCAGAGTTCACGGGAGTGTTACCCTGCTGCCTACGGCATGGTGCGGATTTACATAGAGGCCGGACGCTATGAAGAGGCTGAACTTGTTCTGAATGAAGCTGCGGAACTCGTTGTTCCGGATGGGGAATTCCTGGTTTTGCGCGGCAGGGTAGAGCTTGCCCAGGGACGCTTTTCCTCTGCCCAGGAAAACTTTTTAAAAGCAAGAAGTCTCCTTGGTGATACTCCGGGACTCCTTATGGGTATCGGCAGGGCTCTTTTTGCCCAGAAACAGGCAGAAGAGGCCCTCGAAATGGTGCGTAATGCCCGCAGGCGCGGGGCGGGGATTGTGGATACCGCCCTGCTGGAGGCGAACATTCTCCGTTCGATGAAGCAGAGAATAAAAGCGCTGTCGGTAATTGAACAGGCCCAAGGGCAATTTTCCAATGATCAGAGACTGAAAGATTTGAAGGCCCAGCTTCTCCTGGAAACTGGCCGCAGCGAAGAGGGCAGGCTCCTGCTTGGAGATGTAAGTTCCCAGGGATACTCCGAATCCCTGACACGTGATGTTCTGCTTATGAAAAGCGCAGTAAACGCGGAACTCTGGCAGGAGGCTCTTCTCTATTTTGAACATGCCAGCGAACAATCCCGGGACTCTGAGATCCTTGCTCTGGGTGCCCGCATTCATATAAACAGGGGAGAGGGTCAGGAAGCCCTTGAGCTGTACCGGGAGTTACACACCAGTGATCCGAAAAACCCGGAATATCCCTTACGGGCTATGGAGATCGCCACGGCAAACGAAGACGCACAAGTTGTCAGTGAAATGATAGAGCTTCTTGCCGGGATGGAGCTCGATTCAGTCCAGAAAAGCAGACGTAAAGTAGGTGAGGCTTTCCTTGCTGCCGGGAGTCCTGCAGAGCGGAAACTCCTGGAGGAGGCTGTTTTTCTTCATGTCCGCAACGAAGCAGCTCTGCTGGGCCTTGCTGATTACCATATTCGCAGGGGCGATAAACGAAGGGCGGAACTTTACCTGCGTCAGCTTGAACGAACCCCGGGGCTGGAGAAAAAGACCCGGGACCGTATTCTTGTACTCAAGGAGCAGCTCAATTGA